Proteins encoded within one genomic window of Nonomuraea gerenzanensis:
- a CDS encoding ABC transporter substrate-binding protein: MRRWLAAVSITMASVLGLAACGGGGGGTASQAPAASGGGKQQVEVFSWWTGPGEADGLKAMRKIFEEKNPNYTFFDAAVAGGSGDKAKALLQSKLQANTPPDTFQGHAGAELQGYIKAGNLEDLTALYDELKLKDVFPAQLVEQISVDGKIYSVPVNIHRSNVLWFNPAVLKEAGVAAAPKTIEEFLAALEKVKAKGKIPLSIGSEWTVTHLMESVLLGTLGADAYNALFKPGADWNSAQVTTALTNFAKIMEYAGDPQDDWQPAAKQVADGQAAFNIMGDWAYGYFHNPPEGGLGKKSKTDFDWAPAPGTEGTYLWLSDSFTLPKGAKNRDGAMAWLKVAASKEGQDAFNPMKGSIPARKDADQSLYTDYLADALKDWSSNKLAGSIQHGVAVNQPWLAAINEAVGLYVGSKDVKALQQGLADAATANAQ; encoded by the coding sequence ATGCGACGATGGTTAGCTGCCGTATCGATCACGATGGCGAGCGTGCTCGGCCTGGCGGCCTGTGGAGGCGGCGGCGGCGGAACCGCGAGCCAGGCGCCCGCCGCGAGTGGTGGCGGTAAACAGCAGGTTGAGGTCTTCTCCTGGTGGACGGGGCCGGGTGAGGCCGACGGCCTGAAGGCGATGAGGAAGATCTTCGAGGAGAAGAACCCGAACTACACCTTCTTCGACGCGGCGGTGGCCGGCGGCTCTGGTGACAAGGCCAAGGCGCTGCTGCAGTCGAAGCTCCAGGCCAACACCCCGCCCGACACCTTCCAGGGGCACGCGGGCGCCGAGTTGCAGGGCTACATCAAGGCGGGCAACCTGGAGGACCTCACAGCCCTCTACGACGAGCTGAAGCTCAAGGACGTCTTCCCCGCCCAGCTCGTCGAGCAGATCAGCGTCGACGGCAAGATCTACTCCGTCCCGGTGAACATCCACCGCTCGAACGTGCTGTGGTTCAACCCCGCCGTGCTGAAGGAGGCCGGGGTCGCCGCCGCGCCGAAGACGATCGAGGAGTTCCTCGCGGCGCTGGAGAAGGTCAAGGCCAAGGGCAAGATCCCGCTGTCGATCGGGTCGGAGTGGACGGTCACCCACCTGATGGAGAGCGTGCTGCTCGGTACGCTCGGCGCCGACGCCTACAACGCCCTGTTCAAGCCGGGCGCCGACTGGAACAGCGCGCAGGTGACCACCGCGCTGACCAACTTCGCCAAGATCATGGAGTACGCGGGCGACCCGCAGGACGACTGGCAGCCCGCCGCCAAGCAGGTGGCCGACGGCCAGGCGGCGTTCAACATCATGGGCGACTGGGCGTACGGCTACTTCCACAACCCGCCGGAGGGCGGGCTGGGCAAGAAGTCGAAGACGGACTTCGACTGGGCGCCCGCGCCGGGCACCGAGGGCACCTACCTGTGGCTGTCCGACAGCTTCACCCTGCCCAAGGGCGCGAAGAACCGTGACGGGGCGATGGCCTGGCTGAAGGTCGCGGCCAGCAAGGAGGGCCAGGACGCCTTCAACCCGATGAAGGGCTCCATCCCCGCCCGCAAGGACGCCGACCAGTCGCTCTACACCGACTACCTGGCCGACGCGCTGAAGGATTGGTCGAGCAACAAGCTCGCCGGCTCGATCCAGCACGGCGTGGCGGTGAACCAGCCGTGGCTGGCCGCGATCAACGAGGCGGTCGGGCTCTACGTCGGCAGCAAGGACGTCAAGGCGCTGCAGCAGGGGCTGGCCGACGCGGCCACGGCCAACGCCCAGTGA
- a CDS encoding AMP-binding protein, which yields MRPTASTTGTVIDEVFRRAYERGDRPALIDLRGGLVYGYRRLVTEVTRAASGLVCRGARRDQVVGVHVSTAGAQTLAVHTVVAAGGVAAPIDPGLGAAELAAWLRECDARVLITTPDLAETAILAAEESRVRQVVSLGPALDTIDFRCLLTLEPTALPALDAKRQLAVLLADGARLSHTGLLARMAELDLPVRLAETDVVLTTWLPDGGCGLISLVGLGVSKGALVVAADGGDLTGTGHDYGVTVVTSSDGTLERVA from the coding sequence ATGAGACCCACCGCCTCGACCACCGGCACCGTGATCGACGAAGTGTTCCGCCGGGCCTACGAGCGCGGTGACCGCCCCGCCCTCATCGACCTGCGTGGTGGCCTGGTCTACGGCTACCGCAGGCTGGTGACCGAGGTGACCAGGGCGGCCTCCGGGCTGGTGTGCAGGGGCGCCCGGCGTGACCAGGTGGTGGGGGTGCACGTGTCCACGGCGGGTGCGCAGACGCTGGCGGTCCACACGGTGGTGGCCGCCGGCGGGGTGGCGGCGCCGATCGATCCGGGGCTCGGCGCGGCCGAGCTGGCGGCCTGGCTGCGCGAGTGCGACGCCCGCGTCCTGATCACCACGCCCGACCTGGCGGAGACGGCGATCCTGGCGGCGGAGGAGTCGAGGGTGCGCCAGGTGGTCTCGCTGGGCCCGGCGCTCGACACGATCGACTTCCGCTGCCTGCTCACGCTGGAGCCCACCGCGCTGCCCGCGCTCGACGCCAAGCGGCAGCTCGCCGTACTGCTGGCCGACGGCGCCCGCCTGTCCCACACGGGGCTGCTGGCCAGGATGGCCGAGCTGGACCTGCCCGTCCGCCTGGCCGAGACGGACGTGGTGCTGACCACGTGGCTGCCCGACGGCGGCTGCGGCCTGATCTCCCTGGTGGGGCTGGGCGTGTCGAAGGGCGCGCTGGTGGTGGCCGCCGACGGCGGCGATCTGACCGGCACCGGTCACGACTACGGCGTCACGGTCGTGACGAGTTCTGACGGCACGCTGGAGCGCGTCGCCTGA